A portion of the Bombus terrestris chromosome 3, iyBomTerr1.2, whole genome shotgun sequence genome contains these proteins:
- the LOC100647652 gene encoding transcription initiation factor TFIID subunit 7, producing MSRHPNTDPYKRNSDPQVELESQFILRLPPEPARVLRETLRNGLSLKDRLSIKLENDMRYGETRFDHWLLHGKVVDLPTIVESLKTIDNKSFYKTADICQMLICKEEDDHTTTDEESPVRQKKKDPNKVDKKFLWPHGITPPTKNVRRRRFRKTLKKKYVEAPEIEKEVKRLLRVDNDAVNVKWEVICEDEDQSKPSKVSSSGTVKTKRESINGNTSQSFDVAEHDIFGEPVSDSEEDDEEANINVMELDENSRLSADSRVSDSNSMQAAYSERPSNIETNNRLCTVFSKEMFQSDNNIEADVEKTEDTSISKVPKVEQFHSEYIISDNFSELPCVSALKDSLQTRLATLHAELAELRQRRQQQELAIANIENVKLRQRLQEILDNLLTQEMQKVQEIQDLE from the exons ATGAGTCGTCATCCAAATACAGATCCATACAAAAGAAATAGCGACCCTCAAGTAGAATTGGAAAGTCAATTTATTTTGCGTTTACCACCA gaACCGGCGCGAGTTTTACGAGAAACACTACGGAATGGATTGTCTTTAAAAGATAGATTAAGTATAAAACTGGAAAATGATATGCGTTATGGTGAGACTAGATTCGATCATTGGCTTCTTCATGGAAAG GTTGTTGATTTACCAACGATTGTAGAATCTTtaaaaactattgataacaagAGTTTCTATAAAACTGCTGATATATGTCAG ATGTTAATTTGCAAAGAAGAAGATGATCATACTACCACGGATGAAGAATCTCCAGTTaggcaaaagaaaaaagatcctAATAAAGTAGATAAAAAATTTCTGTGGCCACATGGTATAACTCCACCTACTAAAAATGTAAGACGCAGAAGATTTAGAAAAACCTTGAAGAAGAAATATGTGGAAGCTCCAGAAATTGAGAAAGAAGTTAAACGTTTATTAAGAGTGGATAATGATGCAGTTAATGTTAAGTGGGAGGTGATATGTGAAGATGAAGATCAATCAAAACCAAGCAAAGTCTCGTCATCTGGTACAGTGAAAACTAAGAGAGAAAGTATCAATGGCAATACATCTCAAAGTTTTGATGTTG CGGAACATGATATATTTGGTGAACCTGTCAGTGATAGTGAGGAAGATGATGAGGAagcaaatataaatgtaatggaATTGGATGAGAATAGTCGACTTTCTGCAGACAGTAGAGTATCAGACTCCAATTCTATGCAAGCTGCATATTCAGAGAGACCTAGcaatattgaaacaaataatagACTTTGCACAGTATTCAGCAAAGAAATGTTCCAAAGTGACAATAATATAGAAGCAGACGTAGAAAAAACAGAGGATACATCTATATCAAAAGTACCTAAAGTTGAACAATTCCATTCAGAATATATCATTTCAGATAACTTTTCAGAATTACCTTGTGTTTCAGCATTAAAAG ATTCACTGCAAACGCGTCTGGCGACTTTACACGCGGAATTAGCTGAACTGCGTCAAAGAAGGCAACAACAAGAGCTTGCAATAGCTAACATTGAAAACGTTAAATTGAGGCAAAGACTTCAAGAAATATTGGATAATTTATTAACGCAAGAAATGCAAAAGGTTCAAGAG ATTCAAGACTTAGAGTAA
- the LOC100647414 gene encoding small integral membrane protein 14, whose translation MKKRNTLDIKNSSSPIIDQISIYCKSNKTLLIRLELASSGENGNDTAMADEGFDLCEYMRSEFAMQRLLLILRQSQNYCTDNECFSISRLPGPRDTSSSSNFFMTTLLIIGFAVLMYVLRPNSLRQLTNNTAKDRDNERDSNGDPPVPPPTVQ comes from the exons ATgaagaaaagaaatactttggatattaaaaattcatcttCCCCGATAATTGACCAGATCTCAATCTATTGtaaatcaaataaaacactGCTTATAAGGCTGGAACTTGCAAGTAGTGGTGAGAATGGCAATG ATACTGCGATGGCTGACGAGGGATTTGATCTGTGCGAATACATGCGGAGCGAATTTGCTATGCAACGTCTGCTTTTGATC tTGCGACAAAGTCAAAATTATTGCACAGATAATGAATGTTTTAGCATTTCGCGAT TGCCAGGACCACGCGATACTTCGTCGTCCTCAAACTTTTTCATGACCACTTTGTTAATTATTGGATTCGCCGTTCTTATGTATGTTCTTAGACCAAACTCTCTTCGTCAATTAACCAACAACACAGCTAAAGATCGAGATAACGAACGC gaTTCAAACGGCGACCCTCCCGTACCTCCACCGACAGTGCAATAA
- the LOC100646581 gene encoding zinc finger CCHC domain-containing protein 8 homolog encodes MNSTITINDTDEEVIDLDSSQDIVNITDNDQSECSTEKNSLPNNNENKMNVTNNYMDNNKNASTMETCDSESSSTPLLKVMFRDENIAWQYSKRIKVFLEELVSSKIKCQENDNGLTLEVWDNDTDSISQSINIKTGSDDSQDIICDTLFTVDKQPRLGDEFDVPSYSRKYILCDNESDDTKSNSSKYPGGSLQNVTCFNCLGNHNVRDCTEPRNYAVIDANRKNFNMKANSKGVRYHLGNDYRFDHIIPGQLSNNLRNALGLRSNELPRHIYRMRKLGYPPGWLEEAHLQHSGLSLFNSDGIAEEDPNDELGQIVEEKDRDQYDVKKIYDFPGFNVPAPPGTWDEEGKYSVSTMLTIHSKQRMLLKLKGRMADDGYKRKKLKVFSNTSKDSPVPEPTEMEIEDVEDSPVECVPTNGLFIPPLPQDSPVKPPEPLLPQESSAKPSEPLLLQSTSISEDSDYHSQELQFSETLEDTTSPSLRANSPSLSELENIKKQLLVELQKSNSDISSKSNSSNSVSKSDMPPPSNEITPESNRIRQNGINTSYGSVKSIDFGTPVLQSTSPYNKLPPSEKFSKNICNLINFENLPDSTGKYEQMTGVLQKVRHTLAKLHQE; translated from the exons ATGAATTCAACGATTACCATCAACGACACCGACGAAGAGGTGATTGATTTAGACTCAAGCCAAGATATTGTCAATATTACTGACAATGACCAAAGTGAATGTTCAACTGAGAAAAATTCATTACCGAACAACAATGAGAATAAGATGAATGTAACCAATAATTACatggataataataaaaatgcatCTACAATGGAAACTTGTGATAGTGAGAGTTCATCGACACCACTTTTGAAGGTTATGTTTCGAGATGAAAACATTGCAtg gCAATATAGTAAAAGAATAAAAGTGTTTCTAGAGGAGTTAGTATCTTCCAAGATTAAATGTCAAGAAAATGATAATGGTTTAACGTTAGAAGTTTGGGATAATGATACTGATTCTATAAGTCAATCTATCAATATTAAGACAGGGAGTGATGATAGTCAGGATATAATATGTGATACATTATTTACTGTAGATAAACAGCCAAGACTTGGAGATGAATTTGATGTTCCATCTTATAGTAGG aaatatatattatgtgatAATGAGTCTGATGATACAAAATCCAACTCAAGTAAATATCCGGGGGGTAGCTTACAAAATGTTACGTGTTTTAATTGTTTGGGAAATCATAATGTACGAGATTGTACAGAACCACGAAATTATGCTGTTATAGATGCAAAtcgaaaaaatttcaatatgaaAGCAAATTCAAAAGGTGTTAGATATCATTTGGGAAATGATTATAGATTTGATCATATAATCCCTGGTCAGTTAAGTAACAATTTACGTAATGCACTAGGTCTCAGAAGTAATGAATTACCTAGACATATATAtag AATGAGGAAGCTTGGCTATCCTCCAGGATGGTTAGAGGAAGCACATTTGCAACACTCTGGTTTGTCCCTATTCAATTCTGATGGCATTGCAGAAGAAGATCCTAATGATGAACTAGGACAAATTGTTGAAGAAAAAGACAGAGATCAATATGacgtaaaaaaaatatatgactTTCCTGGTTTCAATGTACCAGCTCCACCTGGTACTTGGGAT GAGGAAGGGAAATATTCCGTATCAACAATGTTGACTATTCATAGCAAACAAAGAATGTTGTTAAAATTAAAAGGAAGAATGGCAGACGATGGATATAAGAGAAAAAAACTCAAAGTTTTTAGTAATACATCAAAAGACAGTCCAGTGCCAGAACCTACTGAAATGGAAATTGAGGATGTAGAAG ATAGTCCAGTAGAGTGTGTACCTACTAATGGGCTGTTTATACCACCGTTGCCACAGGACTCTCCTGTAAAACCGCCagaaccactattaccacaagaATCTTCTGCAAAACCATCAGAACCATTATTATTACAATCAACATCAATATCTGAGGATTCAGATTATCATTCTCAAGAATTACAATTTTCTGAAACATTA GAAGATACTACATCGCCTTCTTTACGAGCGAATTCTCCGTCGTTATCCGAATTGGAGAACATAAAAAAGCAACTGCTTGTAGAACTCCAGAAATCAAACTCAGATATTTCATCAAAAAGCAATTCTTCGAATTCAGTATCAAAATCTGATATGCCACCACCTAGTAATGAGATTACTCCAGAATCAAATCGTATCCGTCAAAATGGAATTAATACAAGTTATGGAAGTGTGAAGTCTATTGACTTTGGTACACCTGTATTACAGAGTACGTCTCCGTATAACAAATTGCCACCATCtgaaaaattttcaaagaatatttgcaatttaattaattttgagaACTTACCTGATTCGACAGGTAAGTATGAACAAATGACTGGGGTTTTGCAGAAAGTAAGACATACATTAGCAAAGCTTCATCAAGAATAG
- the LOC100643192 gene encoding MORN repeat-containing protein 3 isoform X1, which translates to MKYLINVTMPFLELMKTSYIKQRIGSSKRNGLRYAIFSPQSKGLFKSHYIGEWKNDVKEGIGKEVDRDGWMYNGSWLNGKKHGCGILSKISKEDHTIHRYYIGQWVTGKKQGFGHNWFEDGSYYEGDFCQNKRHGYGRMWHCNGDYYEGAWKDDFYHGMGLLVKENGNKYEGQFIKGKKEGYGTFYHIITGQEQRGFWTNDWFINGTMSDADFRQSATHPTSYPIPELRVITDINNFQDTSETIHDNKKGESFFIEPFCKRASKRIIPNICVSINTCPCLNSVL; encoded by the exons atgaaatatcTGATAAATGTTACAATGCCTTTTTTAGAACTCATGAAAACTTCATACATTAAGCAGAGAATAGGGAGCTCGAAAAGAAATGGTTTGCGTTATGCCATTTTTAGCCCTCAAAGCAAAGGACTTTTCAAAAGTCACTACATTGGTGAATGGAAGAACGACGTAAAAGAAGGCATAGGTAAAGAAGTGGACAG aGATGGATGGATGTACAATGGTAGCTGGCTCAACGGTAAAAAACATGGTTGCGGTATTTTGagcaaaatttcaaaagaagACCATACTATTCATCGATATTATATCGGCCAATGGGTGACTGGAAAAAAGCAAGGATTCGGGCATAACTGGTTCGAAGATGGTTCTTACTATGAAGGTGACTTCTGTCAAAATAAACGACATGGTTATGGCCGTATGTGGCATTGTAATGGAGATTATTACGAGGGCGCTTGGAAAGATGATTTTTATCATGGCATGGGATTACTCGTTAAAG AAAATGGTAACAAATATGAGGGTCAGTTTATTAAGGGCAAGAAAGAAGGTTACGGCACATTTTATCACATAATTACCGGTCAAGAGCAGCGTGGTTTCTGGACAAACGACTGGTTCATAAACGGAACCATGTCAGATGCAGATTTTCGACAATCTGCAACTCATCCAACATCATATCCTATTCCGGAA CTGCGAGTGATAAcggatattaataattttcaagatACTTCGGAAACTATACATGATAACAAAAAGGGGGAATCCTTTTTCATTGAACCTTTTTGTAAGAGAGCATCGAAGCGTATAATTCCGAATATATGCGTGTCCATAAACACGTGCCCTTGTTTAAATTCCGTTTTATGA
- the LOC100643192 gene encoding MORN repeat-containing protein 3 isoform X2 has protein sequence MKTSYIKQRIGSSKRNGLRYAIFSPQSKGLFKSHYIGEWKNDVKEGIGKEVDRDGWMYNGSWLNGKKHGCGILSKISKEDHTIHRYYIGQWVTGKKQGFGHNWFEDGSYYEGDFCQNKRHGYGRMWHCNGDYYEGAWKDDFYHGMGLLVKENGNKYEGQFIKGKKEGYGTFYHIITGQEQRGFWTNDWFINGTMSDADFRQSATHPTSYPIPELRVITDINNFQDTSETIHDNKKGESFFIEPFCKRASKRIIPNICVSINTCPCLNSVL, from the exons ATGAAAACTTCATACATTAAGCAGAGAATAGGGAGCTCGAAAAGAAATGGTTTGCGTTATGCCATTTTTAGCCCTCAAAGCAAAGGACTTTTCAAAAGTCACTACATTGGTGAATGGAAGAACGACGTAAAAGAAGGCATAGGTAAAGAAGTGGACAG aGATGGATGGATGTACAATGGTAGCTGGCTCAACGGTAAAAAACATGGTTGCGGTATTTTGagcaaaatttcaaaagaagACCATACTATTCATCGATATTATATCGGCCAATGGGTGACTGGAAAAAAGCAAGGATTCGGGCATAACTGGTTCGAAGATGGTTCTTACTATGAAGGTGACTTCTGTCAAAATAAACGACATGGTTATGGCCGTATGTGGCATTGTAATGGAGATTATTACGAGGGCGCTTGGAAAGATGATTTTTATCATGGCATGGGATTACTCGTTAAAG AAAATGGTAACAAATATGAGGGTCAGTTTATTAAGGGCAAGAAAGAAGGTTACGGCACATTTTATCACATAATTACCGGTCAAGAGCAGCGTGGTTTCTGGACAAACGACTGGTTCATAAACGGAACCATGTCAGATGCAGATTTTCGACAATCTGCAACTCATCCAACATCATATCCTATTCCGGAA CTGCGAGTGATAAcggatattaataattttcaagatACTTCGGAAACTATACATGATAACAAAAAGGGGGAATCCTTTTTCATTGAACCTTTTTGTAAGAGAGCATCGAAGCGTATAATTCCGAATATATGCGTGTCCATAAACACGTGCCCTTGTTTAAATTCCGTTTTATGA
- the LOC100643192 gene encoding MORN repeat-containing protein 3 isoform X4 yields MEERRKRRHRDGWMYNGSWLNGKKHGCGILSKISKEDHTIHRYYIGQWVTGKKQGFGHNWFEDGSYYEGDFCQNKRHGYGRMWHCNGDYYEGAWKDDFYHGMGLLVKENGNKYEGQFIKGKKEGYGTFYHIITGQEQRGFWTNDWFINGTMSDADFRQSATHPTSYPIPELRVITDINNFQDTSETIHDNKKGESFFIEPFCKRASKRIIPNICVSINTCPCLNSVL; encoded by the exons ATGGAAGAACGACGTAAAAGAAGGCATAG aGATGGATGGATGTACAATGGTAGCTGGCTCAACGGTAAAAAACATGGTTGCGGTATTTTGagcaaaatttcaaaagaagACCATACTATTCATCGATATTATATCGGCCAATGGGTGACTGGAAAAAAGCAAGGATTCGGGCATAACTGGTTCGAAGATGGTTCTTACTATGAAGGTGACTTCTGTCAAAATAAACGACATGGTTATGGCCGTATGTGGCATTGTAATGGAGATTATTACGAGGGCGCTTGGAAAGATGATTTTTATCATGGCATGGGATTACTCGTTAAAG AAAATGGTAACAAATATGAGGGTCAGTTTATTAAGGGCAAGAAAGAAGGTTACGGCACATTTTATCACATAATTACCGGTCAAGAGCAGCGTGGTTTCTGGACAAACGACTGGTTCATAAACGGAACCATGTCAGATGCAGATTTTCGACAATCTGCAACTCATCCAACATCATATCCTATTCCGGAA CTGCGAGTGATAAcggatattaataattttcaagatACTTCGGAAACTATACATGATAACAAAAAGGGGGAATCCTTTTTCATTGAACCTTTTTGTAAGAGAGCATCGAAGCGTATAATTCCGAATATATGCGTGTCCATAAACACGTGCCCTTGTTTAAATTCCGTTTTATGA
- the LOC100643192 gene encoding MORN repeat-containing protein 3 isoform X3 produces MLWYNIFQSIATSKTYEICVTVNELEQLPDGWMYNGSWLNGKKHGCGILSKISKEDHTIHRYYIGQWVTGKKQGFGHNWFEDGSYYEGDFCQNKRHGYGRMWHCNGDYYEGAWKDDFYHGMGLLVKENGNKYEGQFIKGKKEGYGTFYHIITGQEQRGFWTNDWFINGTMSDADFRQSATHPTSYPIPELRVITDINNFQDTSETIHDNKKGESFFIEPFCKRASKRIIPNICVSINTCPCLNSVL; encoded by the exons ATGTTATggtataatatatttcaatctattgCGACTTCCAAAACATATGAAATTTGCGTTACAGTCAATGAGTTAGAACAACTGCC aGATGGATGGATGTACAATGGTAGCTGGCTCAACGGTAAAAAACATGGTTGCGGTATTTTGagcaaaatttcaaaagaagACCATACTATTCATCGATATTATATCGGCCAATGGGTGACTGGAAAAAAGCAAGGATTCGGGCATAACTGGTTCGAAGATGGTTCTTACTATGAAGGTGACTTCTGTCAAAATAAACGACATGGTTATGGCCGTATGTGGCATTGTAATGGAGATTATTACGAGGGCGCTTGGAAAGATGATTTTTATCATGGCATGGGATTACTCGTTAAAG AAAATGGTAACAAATATGAGGGTCAGTTTATTAAGGGCAAGAAAGAAGGTTACGGCACATTTTATCACATAATTACCGGTCAAGAGCAGCGTGGTTTCTGGACAAACGACTGGTTCATAAACGGAACCATGTCAGATGCAGATTTTCGACAATCTGCAACTCATCCAACATCATATCCTATTCCGGAA CTGCGAGTGATAAcggatattaataattttcaagatACTTCGGAAACTATACATGATAACAAAAAGGGGGAATCCTTTTTCATTGAACCTTTTTGTAAGAGAGCATCGAAGCGTATAATTCCGAATATATGCGTGTCCATAAACACGTGCCCTTGTTTAAATTCCGTTTTATGA
- the LOC100647015 gene encoding LOW QUALITY PROTEIN: calcium release-activated calcium channel protein 1 (The sequence of the model RefSeq protein was modified relative to this genomic sequence to represent the inferred CDS: deleted 1 base in 1 codon), which translates to METRRRAEYGSSFIRATQESSLMSIWSTSTGRNSVFGAEDGAVLPSSHLPIHVHVARTHLRNADGHCFHKRFHNCQHPLVFVLHRTFGKLSRWHRRCHLLSSKMSQSGDGLHTPGYLSWRKLQLSRAKLKASSKTSALLSGFAMVAMVEVQLNSDTKVPSEMLIAFAVCTTLLVAVHMLALMISTCILPNIEAVCNLHSISLVHESPHERLHWYIEVAWAFSTLLGLLLFLLEIAILCWVKFYDFSQVAAWSACIVLIPVLIIFLAFAIHFYRSLVAHKYEVTVSGIRELELLKEQIESTDVEGRNGVNLLQTAGVTHVV; encoded by the exons cGTTTATCAGAGCTACGCAAGAATCAAGCCTGATGTCCATATGGTCGACAAGCACTGGACGCAATTCAGTGTTTGGCGCGGAGGACGGAGCAGTACTCCCCTCCTCGCACTTACCGATCCACGTACACGTGGCACGCACACATCTACGCAACGCTGACGGTCACTGCTTCCATAAGCGGTTTCACAACTGTCAG CACCCGTTGGTT TTTGTCCTACACAGGACTTTTGGCAAGCTCTCCCGTTGGCACCGACGTTGCCATCTACTTTCG TCAAAGATGTCGCAGTCGGGAGATGGCCTTCACACGCCGGGTTATCTCTCTTGGAGAAAACTACAGCTCAGTCGAGCGAAACTTAAAGCGTCGAGCAAGACGTCTGCTCTACTTTCCGGCTTTGCCATG GTAGCTATGGTGGAAGTACAGTTGAATTCCGATACGAAAGTACCTTCAGAGATGTTAATCGCCTTCGCCGTGTGTACTACGTTGTTGGTTGCGGTTCACATGTTAGCTTTAATGATATCAACGTGTATTTTGCCGAACATCGAAGCTGTATGCAATCTACATAGCATAAGCTTAGTACACGAATCTCCACACGAACGCCTACACTGGTACATCGAAGTGGCATGGGCGTTTTCTACACTTCTAggacttttactatttttattggaaattgCTATACTTTGTTGGGTGAAGTTCTATGACTTTTCACAAGTGGCCGCTTGGTCTGCTTGTATCGTGTTAATACCAGTACTAATAATCTTCCTCGCATTTGCGATACATTTTTATCGGAGCTTAGTGGCCCACAAATACGAAGTCACTGTGTCCGGTATAAGAGAACTGGAGTTACTTAAAGAACAAATAGAGTCAACCGACGTTGAAGGTAGAAATGGTGTGAATTTACTACAGACCGCTGGCGTGACGCACGTAGTCTGA